One segment of Ochotona princeps isolate mOchPri1 chromosome 28, mOchPri1.hap1, whole genome shotgun sequence DNA contains the following:
- the S100Z gene encoding protein S100-Z, whose amino-acid sequence MPTQLEVAMDTMIRIFHRYSCREGDRFKLSKGELKLLLQRELTEFLSCQKDPQLVDKIMHDLDANKDNEVDFNEFVVMVAALTVACNDYFVEQLKKNRK is encoded by the exons ATGCCCACGCAGCTGGAGGTGGCCATGGACACCATGATCCGAATCTTCCACCGCTATTCCTGCCGGGAAGGGGACAGGTTCAAGCTCAGCAAGGGGGAACTGAAGCTGCTGTTGCAGCGCGAGCTCACTGAGTTCCTGTCG TGCCAGAAGGACCCCCAGCTGGTAGATAAGATCATGCATGACCTGGATGCCAACAAGGACAACGAAGTGGACTTCAATGAATTTGTGGTCATGGTGGCCGCCTTGACCGTGGCTTGTAACGATTACTTTGTGGAGCAGCTGAAGAAGAACCGCAAGTGA